Within Lolium rigidum isolate FL_2022 chromosome 5, APGP_CSIRO_Lrig_0.1, whole genome shotgun sequence, the genomic segment cattggcagctttcatggcctcaactcatacggcttacttcaagatgaagatgccggcacctcgcggACCCTTAACTATGGTGGGGAACTATAAAGTCTCgatggaaaccgcttccgccggatcaaacctagctgaatcgctggtgatcgcggaggaaaagaaaaggatgcaaactgctgttgcgctggctcagtcctcaaagttgagcttagcggcaatgagtggaaacttggcNNNNNNNNNNNNNNNNNNNNNNNNNNNNNNNNNNNNNNNNNNNNNNNNNNNNNNNNNNNNNNNNNNNNNNNNNNNNNNNNNNNNNNNNNNNNNNNNNNNNcaccacgccgtcgtcttgtcggattcaagaggagctactacttccgctgcccgctggaacggggaggtggacgtcgtcttcatcaacaaccaaacgtgtgaccgagtacggaggtgctgcccgttcttggcgccgtgatcaagatcttctacgcgcttttgcaagcggcaagtgatcgtctaccgcagcaacaagagcctcatcttgtaggttttggaatctcttcaagggtgagactcgataatcccctcgttgctaccgtcttttagattgcatcttggcttggattgcgtgttcgcggtaggaaaatttttgttttctatgctacgttatcctacagaagaAACATAGTAGGCATGGGGGCAATTTTTTGCCACTTTGTGGTttctattttgggtagagataatactCTGTCCGTTTCAATGAAtaaattttatattattttttaaaatCAAATCGTTAAATACAAAGTCAATAACATCATCAAATATATTTTCATGCGATCTCTATAGAATATCATATTATTGGTGAATTTCTATAAAAGTTTAATCAAACTTTGCTTGGCCAGTCTATGATATGGTTAGGTTCTAGGACCTGAAGATGTCCTTCAGTTGCTAGAACTTGATCGCTCTGTAACCCCCACCTGTTCAATATAGTTTCaggttacccgcaaaaaaaaactttgcttggcttgattttttttaaataaggcTTATTTATTGAAACAAAGATACTACCACAATGAGTATTGCTTGGAGTATTCGTAGAGAACTGCTGAGAATGACATCCGAAACACGAACGTCACTGTTGGTTGAGAACCTGTGAAACTGATAGGTTTGGACGGCTTGCAAATAAGTGATAACAAATCCGTCATGAAGACGGAAGAACGTGTCATGGAAGACCAAGCGCTGGCGCAAGATCATTAGCCCAAATAACATCTAGGCTTGCCCTGTTGGCCATAGAAATAGGAATATAGGTTTCAGGAAGGAGCCACCAAAGAGCGAGACACCATACACGTCCGAGTCAGATCGCCTCGTCAGCTCGCGTGGCTAGCAGGACTTTGAGGAAACCGGGAAAATACTCCCGGATTCGGTAGCTTCAACCAGCTGACCAGCTGGATGGGTTCTTCTAGGCCACATCTTGTTGATTAGCGTGCTTGGACCTCATCTGTCTGACTATATCCAGCTTACCAGTTATAGTCACCATACATGAAGTGTTTAGTACCCTTTTCTGGAACtagtctttttgcaatctttctgAGCTCTGAAACCGTTGACCTTCAGCCAACAGGCAGCAGCAGTGTCTTTTTCACTCATGTTTCTTtatcttgttcctcttcctctcagTGGCATAGAAATGAGTTTGCCAGATGTGTCCCTAGGATTTTGTGAGCTTAATCAAATGGGTTACTCAAATTTTAATTTGCTGAGCGGGAGCAGAGCAGGTTGAGTTCGTTCGAGAGATATTCTGTCAAAACAGGGTCGGGTGTTTCAGTTTCAGTAGTGGCTCCAGAGCGCGGCGTAATCAGCTCCGCCGTCCCAGCACGCCTCGGTGGATTCGTGCGGCGGCGGGTCCAGTAGCATCCCCTCCGCGAAGTCCGCGTAGTACGAGCCCAAGTCCATCTCCCCGGACATGTCCAGCTCGAAGTCGTACATGTCGCTGCCCAGCACTGCCGCCGCTGGCATCTCGAACAGTTCATCCAGTGCAGAAGGCAGCGACGTCGCCGACGAGCCGGCGTTGTCCGCAGACGACGGCGCGGACGCGCTGGAGGTGTCGATCTCGTCCGCAGCGCAATAGGCGACCTCCCGGCGCTGGAAGTCCGCGACGGCGGCGAGTGCCGCGCTCCGGACGGCCGCGAGGTTGGCGAGCCCGGACGGGACGGCGAGCAGCCGGGCGGAGTCGGCGAAGTTGAGGCACAGTGCGGAGCCTCCTCCCAGCGCGAGCATGGCGGCGTCGTGCCCGCGCGCGGCAGCCTCGGCGGTGACGTAGGTCCCGAGCCAGAGCCGCTCGCCGCGCTTGCCGGGGACGcgcacctcgcacacccaccgccCGGCGCTGCCCCTGCGCCGCACGCCGCGGTACACCGGGTGCCGCGTCTCCTTGAACTTGGTGCGCCCCGCCGGGCGCTTCTGGTGCGAAGACGGCGAGGAAGGGGAGCTCCATTGCTCGGCGCCGCCCGTGCCGTCCATTGGAAGTCTGGAACAGAGTGTGGTGGCAGGCTAGATTGTCGAGCTCGAGCTCGGAGTGGCGGGTAACTCAGTCTGCTGTGTGGAGGGCAGTCTTATATAGTTTGTGCGTGACGCGTTCAAAATCTACGTGGGGTCGGGTGCCGACTGCCACGTTGGAACGGAACAGCCGGTGCCAAGCTGCCGCGTGGCGTTCAAAAAGGCAGCTTCGCGCTCAAGAGTTAACGAGTGGTGGTGATTGACTAATCGGGCTCCACTCAGCCCATTGGAGGCCCAAACAGTTGGATGTACTGTATTATGTATCTTAACCGCGTTATTTCTTTGTAAAATATATTTGGAGGGCTCCGCTCGTTAGCTTGGAGTGCATATGGAGCCAAAACGACATGACAGACAGACCCCCAAATTTTAATTTGTACTTCTGATACCTTCTAGTACTCCCGCCAAAACCTCTACTTGATCCCCCATCATTAGGGGTGTATATATTAGCTATTGCAGTGAATGTTTAGGGCAAGTATAATTATGTGACGTCAGCATCTATTAGATTTAATTCATAAAATTCATATTTATTTAAAAGAGAGAGTTATTTAGAGATGTTGTATTGAGATGATCCCTTAATAAAGAATAAGAAAATGTTATTTTCTCTATTTTATCAAAtatctttccttaataacataaTTTTTCAGtacaaataattactactcccttcGTGTCAAAATATAAGACATTTAAGAAAAATTTAAATCATCTGAAAAATCGGGCGAGAATGATATCGCTACGCTCTGTCTTCCATCTCCACCTCGACCTAGGTGTTCATCTTCCATCTCTGCCATGGCCGAGCACTCCTCTCGCCACGGCTAGCTCCCTTGATCCCATTCGCCCGGGTGGCCTCATCCCCTCTGCCCTAGGTCACGCTCTCCTCCACCCTAGGTCGCCTCATCCGTTATAAACgcaacaagcaaataacgaagaacggaaAGGAAATCATAGCGGAAACAGGGCCGGCCCTAGTGGGTGGGCGGGGTGTGCGGCCGCCCGGGGCCTAAAAATGCGGGGGCCCAATCCTAAATATATGTACATATGTTGCTCGTCTAAGTAGTAACTATGCTCGGCTGAAAAAAAAAGGCCCATGGGCGAGATCGTGAACAAGACTTTGCTTGATTGCTTCGTATTTCCATCGATGCGGGGAGACACGGACGATTAATTAGCCTTCCATACTTTGCTTCGTATTCCACGCAGCCTTCCGGACTTTGCTTCGTATTTCTCCGCCTCGTCGCTTCGTTCTCGTTCGGTTCGTTGGCGGCCGGGAGGCGGGCGGGGAGGGATTGATCTCCGTATTCTTTTCCCTGTTTACGACGCCCGGCCCCGAACGACGGTCGAGCCCGGACGATGCTCGACGGCTGGGTCGACGTCATGATGCAATCTTCCTCGCGACGGTGCGACCGGGGGCTGGGTGCGACGATCGGCGATCTCCCGGGCACGGCACGGTTCGGCTTCCCGCACCGATCGAGAGATTCAATCGCCGTCCGCCGTCCGCCGGTAACAGTTCGCCACTACTCATGTAACACACTCTTTTATTTTAAAGTAATTTTCCTCTAATTCTTAATTTTTGATGGTCAGTTCGTCGACTTGTCATCTTGTCGATGTCGTCTTCCTTGAGAAAGGGTCCATCTGGTCTTCCTTGAGAAAGGAGTTTTTTAAAGTTGAAATTATTGAAGAATTATTTGAGGTCAACAATGACTCAACAGAGGTTAaatggtttggcaacattatgcaTTGAGAAGAAATTATTGGATGACATCGACATCGATCCCATCATTAGTGACTTCTCATCAAGAAATGTTACAAGGAAATTTTAAGGTACTATGTATAAATTATTACATATGCTACTGTTTTCGGATGCATTTAAATGTTATTGAGGACATATTTTTTACGTATATATTCATTATTACTATCGTCGTGTCTATATTAAGGCCCGAAATTTTAGACTCGCCCAGGGCCCTCAAAATTTTAGACTCGCCCagggcacacactgtcaccattacaccatgcaggaggaatagactactttaataacatcacatgagtagcacatagactagtagcgatacaaagctcatcatatggatctcaatcatataaacagctcatgagatcattgtattgaagtacataggagagagattaaccacatagctactggtacagcccttagcctcgatggagaactactccctcctcatgggagacagcagcggtgatgaagatggcggtggtgtcgatggaggagccttccgggggcacttcgccgtcccggcggcgtgcgggaacggagactctgtcccccggatcttggcttcgcgatggcggcggctgcggaccttttctcgtaccgtggcttattcgtatcgaagatttaggtcacgaggctttaaataggcgaagaggcggagtcggaagggctacgggggcccagcgacataggcatcccaaatgggcctgccgaagatagtacccggggtttgcggaggcccactactcgaagaataagaagattcggaagcccatttagtattaaggaaagatagtttgttttaggaaagatagagttttGTAATCTCACGGGTTGAGTATGAAACCCTCCCGaattctgtaacttgtgtattacgaaaccctcggctccacctcctatataagggggagtcgagggacaaaaaaggatcgaatctattgtcaacataaccctagttttcataatcgtcgagtacttttcggctgaaaccttcgagatctacttgccctctacttctatcaaaaccctagtctacaatgcgtaggcattgacaagttaatcccttgtcaattggcgccgtacgtaggaattagaggttgcaaggagctgatctcgatggcacgttcaagatcgtcgacttcgtcggtagcaagcaatgcgatggatcgaggtaacaagggaaaaagctgatctagtcaattttattcctcacccgccctcccgtatggatgcatgtgcctatacggaggagcccatcatcatgacgttcggagaattccgatttggcgtcaacaaggacggatcttaccgtctcgaagttccgatctcgtcggaattttcagcggttgaTTCTGACTTCTCGTCGACTGACGAGGAGTTTtcttcgccacgcttcatcgacaccaaggcgaagggaaagctcgtcaagatcttcagcgacacacccttcgagtcgtctgcggact encodes:
- the LOC124654417 gene encoding dehydration-responsive element-binding protein 1H-like; protein product: MDGTGGAEQWSSPSSPSSHQKRPAGRTKFKETRHPVYRGVRRRGSAGRWVCEVRVPGKRGERLWLGTYVTAEAAARGHDAAMLALGGGSALCLNFADSARLLAVPSGLANLAAVRSAALAAVADFQRREVAYCAADEIDTSSASAPSSADNAGSSATSLPSALDELFEMPAAAVLGSDMYDFELDMSGEMDLGSYYADFAEGMLLDPPPHESTEACWDGGADYAALWSHY